The DNA window AAACCCCAGTTTGACCTCCAGGATACAACCCCCCTCAACATGACCCCCGAGGAGGAGGAACTCTACTTTTCACTTATAGAGACACTGAGGGAATTCAGGGAGAAAATAATTCCCTCGATAGAGCTTGATAAAGAGAAAGAGAAATCCCGAGGGGAACCTGAAGTTATCCAGAAGCGGAAGAAAAAAGATTCCAGACCCGGGGGACCTGAAACCAGGGCCAATGCACTGGATAATAAGGGAGGGGATATTGAGACGGTGCTGATATTCGAAGAGGTGCCCGCAAGGATAATGGGGGTTGATGAAAAAATTTACGGTCCATTCAGACCACAGGACATTGTTACACTTCCATCGCTCAATGCAGATGTGTTTATAAATGCAAGGAAGGGTAGAAAGATAAGATACTCATAAATACCCTTCTCCAGGCACATTCCTGTCTTTCTGAAAGGGTCCATACAAAGGTATAAATAGAGATTTGAGATATACTAACCCAGTATAAAAAAAGTTCCAGTTATTTTAAAGGCTTACTTTTTCACTTAAGAGGTGATTAGATATGAAGATTCCCAAGGAAAGAAGAACTTACTGTCCAAACTGTAGAAAACACACAGTTCACGAGGTACTCGAATCAAAGAGAAGAAAGGCAAGTGAACTCAAATGGGGTCAGAGGCAGTTCAGACGTGTAACAGCCGGTTACAGGGGTTACCCACGTCCACTCCCCTCAGGTAACAAACCCGTCAAGAAACTTGACCTCAGACTCAAATGCAAGGAATGTGGAAAATCACACATCAAGAAAAGGTCCTTCAGGGCTGGAAGAGTTGAATTTGTAGCCTAGAGGTGATATGTGTGATGTTCTACAATACGAAGGGTAATTTTCTCCGGGTTAAATGTATGGACTGCGGGAACCAGCAGGTGGTTTTTGACAGGGCAGCCTCATACGTCCAGTGTATAATCTGCGGTAAAACACTTGTTGAGCCAACAGGAGGAAAATCAAAGATCAAAGCCCAGATTCTAGAGGTCCTGGATTAATCTAGGTGTTTTTATGGTAAGAAGAAAAAATGAATGGCCTGAAGAGGGTGAACTGGTGGTTGGGACCGTTCACAAGGTCCTCAACTACNNNNNNNNNNNNNNNNNNNNNNNNNNNNNNNNNNNNNNNNNNNNNNNNNNNNNNNNNNNNNNNNNNNNNNNNNNNNNNNNNNNNNNNNNNNNNNNNNATGGCGCCTTCGCAACACTGGAGGAATATCCAGGGAAGGAGGCTTTCATTCACATATCCGAGGTATCCTCTGGATGGGTTAAGAATATAAGGGACTTTGTAAGGGAAAACCAGAAGATAGTCGCCAGGGTCCTCCGTGTGAACCCAAGGAAGGGGCACGTGGATGTTTCAATGAAAAGGATAAGGGAGGACCAGCGTACAAAGAAGATCCAGGCCTGGAAAATCGAGCAGAAGGCTGAAAAGTTCCTTGAACTGGCAGCAAAGGACCTGGGAAAGGACCTTGACACGGCCTACGAGGAGGTCGGATACGAACTTATGGACATATTCGGCGACCTCTACGGCGCATTTGAAACCGCTGCAGAGGAGGGTGAAAAGGCACTTCTGGAGGAGGGCGTCCCTGAGGACTGGGCTGCTGCCATAACAGAGGTGGCTAAACGTAACATAACACCCCCCGAGGTTCAGATCACAGGATATGTTGATATAAAGTCCTATGCACCCAACGGTGTTGAGATAATCAGGAAGGCCCTTAAATCTGCCCAGGATGAGGGCATAATTGTCCAGGCCGTTGGGGCCCCAAGGTACAGGCTGATAGTGAAATCGACAGATTACCTCAAGGCCGAGAAACAGCTCAAGGAGGCGGCCCAGAGGTGCATAGATATAGTGGAAAAAGAGGGTGGAGAGGGAGAATTCCTCCGTGAACTGACATGAAGATGAGAAGATGCCGTTCATGCATGGAGTACACCCTTAAGGATGTATGCCCCCGCTGCGGCGGATCAACAGGGGTTGTTTATCCCCCAAAATTTTCCCCTGAGGACAGGTATGGAGAATACCGGAGAAGACTCAAAAGAGAGGTTTTACTTGAGAAGTAGTGGTGAATAAAATGAGGGAAACAACCATAAATATTCTGGAGGATGTTGAACTTTCCAGCCCGGTTTTCATTGAGGCACTTCCAGGGATAGGACATGTCGGGAAACTCGCCGCTGACCATATAATAGATGAACTCCAGGCGGTCAGGTTCGCTGAGCTCTACTCTCCATCATTCCCACCACAGGTTCTGGTTGATGAGAATGGCATAGTTGAACCAATGAAGAACGAGTTCTACTACCTCAGGGATGCAGGTGAGGACAAAAGGGATTATATAATACTTGTCGGGAACACCCAGGGCCTTTCACCTGAGGGACAGTATGAGATCTGTGGCATGATACTCGACTTTGTTGAGGGCTACGGTGTTGAGAGGATATACACCCTTGGAGGACTTGCAACCGGTCAGCCTGTTGATAAGGCACGGGTTTACGGTGCAGCCACAGATATGGAACTTGCTGAGAGCCTTAAAGAGCACGATGTTATCCTGCGCTCTGCAGATGGGGGTATAATAGGTGCATCGGGACTCCTCCTTGGAATGGGAAGGATGAGGGGTATGCGTGGAGTTTGCCTCATGGGTGAAACACCAGGTTACTTCATAGATGCGGAGGCTGCAAGGGCGCTTCTGGAGGTGCTCCTTGAGATGACAAAGCTTCAGGTGGACCTTGAGAAACTTGAGGAGCGTGCAGAGGAGACCCGGAAGATGATCTCCAGGGCGCAGCAGATGGAGCAGGAGATGATTGACAGGATGAATCTCAAGCCCGGCGAGGAGGACCTCCGTTACATAGGATGATTCCCAATTATTTTTTTCGGCTGATTAAATGATTTTAAATGCTGATCTACATATACACAGCTGTTTTTCAAGGGCAACATCCCGCAACATGGTCATTGAGGCAATAGCACCCCAGGCAAAACTCAAGGGCCTCCATATCGTGGGAACAGGGGACGCATTCCACCCTGGCTGGAGGAGGATCATTGAGGAATCCACGGAATATGTCGGGGATGGGGTGTATTTGCGGGATGAGTGCAGCTTCATAATAACCGCGGAGGTTGAGGACTCAAGGAGGATTCACCACCTCATAATACTCCCATCCCTGGAGGCTGCAGAGGAGATGGGGGAAAGGATGCCCTCAACCAGCAGCTCAGATGGAAGACCGAGGGTGCGGATGAATGGGGCCCAGATACTTGAAATGGTACATGAATACGATGGTATCGCGGGTCCGGCGCATGCCTTCACACCATGGACCAGCATGTACAAATCATATGACAGCTACATGGACTGTTACGGGAAAAGGCCGGATTTCCTTGAACTGGGACTCTCTGCGGACACTGAAATGGCCGATAAGATATCTGAACTTGCAGACATACCATTCCTCACAAATTCAGACGCACACTCACCATGGCCCCACAGGCTTGGGAGGAGTTCAACCAGCTTGAAATGGATGACGTATCCTTCACATCACTCAAAAGGTTAATCAGAAAGTGCAGGATCACGGCAAACTATGGTCTTGACCCCCGCCTAGGGAAGTACCATATGACAGCCTGCACAAGGTGTTACAGGGTTTACAGCCCTGAAGAGGCACTTCAGATGAAGATGAAATGCCCCTGTGGCGGCAGAATCAAGAAGGGCGTTGACTACAGGATATATGAACTTTCAACATGGGATGAGCCACACCACCCCCCACACAGGCCCCCATATATCCATATCATGCCCCTTGCAGAGATAATAGGGATGAAGTATGGTAAGGGTGTCACAACAAAGTTTGTGCAGGGCATCTGGGAGGGCCTTGTGGCGGAGTTCGGGACAGAGATCGATGTTCTTCTCAGTGCCCCCATTGAGGATATTGAGAGAATTGATACTGGTGTTGCGGTTGCAGTTGAGGCCTTCCGGGAGGGTTCACTCACCGTGATACCTGGTGGTGGGGGTAAATACGGTGAGATAAGGTTCCCTGCTGAGACACTTGACGCATATTTCAGGTAGATTTTAATTTTAATAAAAAGGAACACTCTTTTTTATTGGAGAATTTGAACCTGAGAAATTCCCCTGAATCCCTGTTTCATAAAAAGCAGTGGGCCTCTGTTCTGGTCCATGAATAACATACCGTCTACTACCTTGGTCATTGACTCATAAAATCAAAATAAGGAATGTGAGCGGACCCGCCGGGATTTGAACCCGGGACCTTCAGATTAGGAGTCTGATGCCCTATCCTGGCTAGGCTACGGGCCCCTCCGTACTCACCTGTTTTTAGCGGACCCGCCGGGATTTGAACCCGGGACCTTCGGATTAGAAGTCCGACGCCCTATCCTGGCTAGGCTACGGGCCCTACCAAAAGAGTAAAAAGATATTGGATCTTTTCATATATAAACTTTTACATGTATATGGGTGTTTCTGCCTCCCCCTGAACGGTCTCTGCGAGCTTCTTGAGACGTGACTCGATGGCCTGGGCCTCCTGTAGGAGTGGCTCGGGGTTAACATTGGTGCCCAGCATCTCATTCAGAACCTCAACAACACTTGCAGCTGCCCTGGGATCAGGGTAGGGGTTGAGTATCTCTGCAAAGAGGCATGAGGCAGATATGTCCTTAACAGCGCACCTTGTAAGGAGGGTCCCTGAAATACCATTGAGGTTACCGAAGGGGACTATGGGTATTCCGAGATCTGCAAGTCTCTGGATGACCTCCTGACTGTTACCTGCACCTGCAACCGGCTGTGACTTTTCACGGACAACCATGCTGTTGAATGTTATGAGTTCCCTGCTGTTGTTGCGGGTCATCCAGTCAACAATTGCATTTGTCATGTCATAGACCACCGCAGGTGGAAGGATGAAATCCGATAGGAAGAGCACTATCCCATCTCCCTCATATATCCTGAAGGGGTGTATTGCGACCCCCTTGTAGAGAACCGCAAGTGGAGGGAAGTATTTGGAGTCAATGTACCCTATCTCCTTCATTTTGAGGTCCTCAACAAGTAGCCACCCAAGGATGTTGCCTATGAGCCCCACACCAGGGGAACCCTCAAGGACAACCGCATCCTCAACATCCTCCGCATAGATTGTACAGCATTCGGTTTCTGTTTTGATCATCATGGCGCACCACCAGCCCCCCCAAGGTTTTCGCCTGTGATGGGGTCAATGTAGATCTCCCCGACGGTCTTGCCGTTCATTTCTATGGGTACAATGTAGACCATTTTACCGTTTAACGTGACAAGCCGCGGGGTCCCTGCAGTGGCACCCTCCTGTTTTATGTACTTCTGCGCAATACTCCTGGCCTCTGACGATGAGATCTTCACATTCATATCTGAAGCCCCGCCTGAACCTGAACCACTGCCACCCTGAGATGATGTGGTTGAGGGTGATTCACTGTGGACGCTTGACTCACCCTGCTGTGGCCCCTGGTCCTGACCGCCCTGGGGGTTGGTGAACTTCCACAGTGTTTCGGAATTCTGACTCACCTGATAACCTGCTGCAACAGCTCCAATTATCAGGACTATTGCCACTGATGCTAGGATCTTTGAGTTTATCATCAACTCACCTTCTAGTGTGTTTGACAACACATATGGACTATGTGGGTACATATATAAATAAATATTCAGTATTACTGGATGAAAAATTAATATTATAAAGTAGATTTTCTACTAATAATAATTCACTTACAACATAATATAAATAGTTTTCACTTTTTTTATAATTGAAAAACTTATAACATTTAAAAATAGTTATAATATTGAAGGTTTTTTGAACTTTAAAAACAAGAGGTGATACATTTGAGCGAAAGGATTGTTATATCGCCGACATCACGACAAGAAGGACATGCAGAACTTGTCATGGAAGTCGATGATGAAGGAATCATAACAAAGGGGCGATACTTCAGTATTACTCCTGTCAGGGGCCTTGAAAAAATAGTGACAGGTAAAGCACCTGAAACAGCTCCAGTCATTGTCCAGAGGATATGTGGAGTGTGCCCCATACCCCACACCCTGGCTTCCGTTGAGGCAATAGACGACTCCCTTGACATTGAGGTTCCAAAGGCCGGAAGACTCCTCAGGGAACTTACACTGGCCGCACACCACGTAAACAGCCATGCAATCCACCACTTCCTCATAGCACCCGACTTCGTACCAGAAAACCTGATGGCTGATGCCATAAACTCAGTCTCCGAGATAAGGAAAAACGCACAGTACGTAGTTGACATGGTGGCAGGTGAGGGTATACACCCATCAGATGTGAGGATAGGTGGAATGGCTGACAACATAACAGAACTTGCAAGAAAAAGGCTCTACGCAAGGCTCAAACAGCTCAAACCAAAGGTTAATGAACACGTTGAACTCATGATTGGCCTCATAGAGGACAAGGGCCTTCCAGAGGGCCTTGGTGTACACAACCAGCCCACTCTTGCAAGCCACCAGCTATATGGTGACAGGACAAAATTCGACCTTGACAGGTTCACAGAGGTAATGCCAGAAAGCTGGTATGATGACCCTGAAATAGCCAAGAGGGCCTGCTCAACAATACCACTCTACGATGGAAGAAACGTGGAGGTCGGCCCAAGGGCAAGGATGGTTGAATTCCAGGGCTTCAAGGAAAGGGGTGTTGTTGCACAGCATGTTGCAAGGGCACTTGAGATGAAAACTGCGCTCTCAAGGGCAATAGAAATACTGGACGAACTTGACACATCAGCACCTGTAAGGGCAGAATTCGATGAGAGAGGTACAGGTAAACTTGGTATAGGTGCAATAGAGGGTCCAAGGGGACTTGACGTGCACATGGCCAAGGTTGAGAATGGCAAGATCCAGTTCTACAGTGCACTTGTCCCAACAACCTGGAACATCCCAACAATGGGTCCCGCAACCGAAGGATTCCACCATGAATACGGACCACACGTTATACGTGCATATGACCCATGTCTCTCATGCGCAACACACGTGATGGTTGTTGATGATGAGGACAAATCAGTGATTAAAAACGAAATGGTCAGAATCTAGGGAATAACATGCCATACGACGCTGAGATTCTAGTGGTGGGCTGTGGAAACATCCTTTTCAAGGACGATGGATTCGGCCCAGAGGTTATCAAGGCCCTTGAAGAACACTTCAAGGATAAGGAAAAACCAGAAAATGTAATGTTCATAGACGCTGGAACTGGCGGTCCACACTTTGTCTTCTCACTGCCACATGAACAGTGGAAGAAGATGATAGTTGTGGACGTTGTTGAATTCAATGCAGAACCCGGGACCCTCAGAAAATTCGACGTAACTGAGATTCCAAAGGGATCCTATGAGAATATGCATACATGGCCAGTGAGCCAGCCCCTCCATGAACTCAGTGAAAAAATTGACGTTGTGGTAATTGGGTGTAAACCCGAGGAGATATCAGCTCCCAATGTGGAAATGGGCCTCACACCCCCGGTAAAGAAGGCTATTCCCAGGGCCATTCAGATGATCTTAGAGGAGATTGGGGTTTCTAAATGAGTTTAATCGCCCGAATCAAAAGATTTTTAGGATTGGAGGCTGAAGCTAAGAGGGAAGAACCTGAAAAGGAAAAATCGGAACCTGTTGGAGCTTCAAAAGAGGAGGTTGAAAAAGTGGCTGAAGAAAATGCAAAACCAAGAATAGGTTACATTCACCTGAGTGGATGTACCGGAGACGCCATGTCGTTAACTGAAAATTACGACATTCTCGCAGAACTGCTCACCAATATGGTGGACATAGTATATGGACAGACCCTTGTGGATCTCTGGGAGATGCCAGAGATGGACCTGGCCCTTGTGGAGGGTTCTGTCTGTCTGCAGGACGAACACAGCCTGCACGAACTCAAAGAACTCAGGGAAAAGGCTAAACTGGTCTGCGCATTCGGTTCATGCGCGGCAACAGGCTGCTTCACAAGGTACTCAAGGGGTGGCCAGCAGGCACAGCCATCACACGAGTCCTTTGTACCGATAGCAGACCTCATAGATGTGGACCTTGCACTGCCAGGGTGCCCACCATCACCTGAAATAATAGCAAAGACCGTTGTTGCACTTCTCAACAATGATATGGATTACCTGCAGCCAATGCTGGACCTTGCAGGCTACACTGAGGCATGCGGATGCGACCTTCAGACGAAGGTGGTCAACCAGGGTCTCTGCATTGGATGCGGAACATGTGCAATGGCCTGCCAGACAAGGGCCCTTGACATGACCAACGGAAGGCCGGAACTGAACAGTGACCGCTGCGTGAAATGTGGAATCTGCTACGTGCAGTGCCCAAGAAGCTGGTGGCCAGAAGAACAGATCAAAAAGGAGTTAGGGCTATAGGAGGCTGGAAAAATGGTTTTAGGTACTTACAAGGAAATTGTTTCCGCCAGATCAACTGACAGGGAGATTCAGAAACTAGCCCAGGATGGGGGAATAGTCACAGGTCTTCTAGCTTACGCCCTTGATGAGGGTATCATTGAGGGTGCAGTGGTTGCAGGTCCAGGCGAGGAGTTCTGGAAACCACAGCCAATGGTTGCCATGAGCTCAGATGAACTCAAGGCAGCAGCCGGTACCAAGTACACATTCTCACCCAACGTGATGATGCTCAAGAAGGCCGTCAGACAGTACGGTATTGAGAAACTCGGTACGGTTGCCATACCCTGCCAGACAATGGGTATAAGGAAAATGCAGACCTACCCATTCGGTGTCAGGTTCCTTGCAGATAAGATAAAGCTTCTGGTGGGTATATACTGCATGGAGAACTTCCCCTACACATCACTCCAGACCTTCATCTGCGAGAAACTCGGAGTTAGCATGGAACTCGTTGAGAAGATGGATATAGGTAAAGGGAAGTTCTGGGTATACACCCAGGATGATGTCCTCACCCTTCCACTCAAGGAGACCCATGGATACGAGCAGGCAGGATGCAAGATCTGTAAGGACTACGTGGCTGAACTTGCAGACGTCTCAACAGGATCAGTGGGGTCACCTGACGGATGGTCCACCGTCATAACCAGAACAGACGCAGGGGACTCAATATTCAAGCAGGCAGTTGAAGCAGGCCTATTCGAGACAAAACCAATAGAAGAAGTTAAACCTGGTCTGGGACTGCTTGAAAAACTTGCCGCACAGAAAAAGGAAAAAGCAGAGAAGAACATTGCCGCAAGGAAGGAGATGGGATTACCAACACCATTCTGATCCCATCAACTGTTTTTCTTTTATTCTGGGGAAGGAGATGGGATTACCAACACCATTCTAATCCCATCAACCTATTATTTCTATTCTGTTATCACGGTGCACCCATCACCCTCAACAATGACCGTATGCTCCCACTGTGCTACGGTGGCACCGCTCTTCTCCCGGAGCACATGGTAGGGGTAAATGGCCCTTGACTGTATCAGGAGCCTCATTGAGGCGCTGAGCCTTTGGGGTTCAAAATATTCCTCAAGCCATCTCTGCGCAAATGGAAGGGAATGGTAATTCTCCCTTATCTTACCGAGGACCCTCCTTGCATGGACAAGCCGGAGGGGTCTTTCACGGAGGAACCTGAATATATATGTCTGGGGCATGTCTGTAACAAGCCCGACACCATCGGTTGCGAAGGGTTCAATTGCAAGCACATCCCCCTCCTCGAGTTCATGGGGATTGTTTTCCCTTATGTTGGGTATTGAAAGCCCTGAGTGGAGTATCCACCGGTCCATGCTGTGACCTGTAAGGTTTGACACGGGCTTCATACCATGGGACTCTATCGTCTCCTGGATAACACGGCCGACCTCACCAACCTCAACACCGGCCCTTATGGTGGAGATCGCGTTTTCAAGGGCCTCCCTTGCAGCGTCCATCATTCTGTAGCAACTATCATCCACATCACCCACGGGGACGGTGATTGCTGTGTCGGCTATGAACCCATCCACATGGGCCCCGAGGTCAAGCTTAACAAGGTCACCTTCGGATATTGTGCTCTCATCACCGGGAGGTGATGTGTAGTGTGCGGTGACCTCATTGATGGAGACATTGCAGGGGAATGCTGGTTCACCGCCCCTGCTCCTGATACCATCCTCAACGTAATTCACGAGTTCTATTACCGGTAAACCATCCCTTATGATCTTTGAAGCCTCTTTTCGAACCTTTGATACAATTTTACCTGCCTTTAAGTATGATTCGATCATCGTTACCACTTAACTGAGTTCTGATACTTATTTAAATAAGGAGTTATATATTATTTCCAGCAGATAATACTTCAAGGGGGAGCTATATGGCGAGCACCGCAACAATACCTCAGAACATCCTGTGGCTTATAATATCCATCCTGGCTTTTGTGACAGTTATCATTGTGGCTATACAGTGGAGGAGGGTCAGGGAGTCCCAGAATGATATTCAG is part of the Methanothermobacter sp. K4 genome and encodes:
- the frhA gene encoding coenzyme F420 hydrogenase subunit alpha; this encodes MSERIVISPTSRQEGHAELVMEVDDEGIITKGRYFSITPVRGLEKIVTGKAPETAPVIVQRICGVCPIPHTLASVEAIDDSLDIEVPKAGRLLRELTLAAHHVNSHAIHHFLIAPDFVPENLMADAINSVSEIRKNAQYVVDMVAGEGIHPSDVRIGGMADNITELARKRLYARLKQLKPKVNEHVELMIGLIEDKGLPEGLGVHNQPTLASHQLYGDRTKFDLDRFTEVMPESWYDDPEIAKRACSTIPLYDGRNVEVGPRARMVEFQGFKERGVVAQHVARALEMKTALSRAIEILDELDTSAPVRAEFDERGTGKLGIGAIEGPRGLDVHMAKVENGKIQFYSALVPTTWNIPTMGPATEGFHHEYGPHVIRAYDPCLSCATHVMVVDDEDKSVIKNEMVRI
- a CDS encoding translation initiation factor IF-2 subunit alpha; the encoded protein is GAFATLEEYPGKEAFIHISEVSSGWVKNIRDFVRENQKIVARVLRVNPRKGHVDVSMKRIREDQRTKKIQAWKIEQKAEKFLELAAKDLGKDLDTAYEEVGYELMDIFGDLYGAFETAAEEGEKALLEEGVPEDWAAAITEVAKRNITPPEVQITGYVDIKSYAPNGVEIIRKALKSAQDEGIIVQAVGAPRYRLIVKSTDYLKAEKQLKEAAQRCIDIVEKEGGEGEFLRELT
- a CDS encoding 50S ribosomal protein L44e → MKIPKERRTYCPNCRKHTVHEVLESKRRKASELKWGQRQFRRVTAGYRGYPRPLPSGNKPVKKLDLRLKCKECGKSHIKKRSFRAGRVEFVA
- the frhB gene encoding coenzyme F420 hydrogenase subunit beta, coding for MVLGTYKEIVSARSTDREIQKLAQDGGIVTGLLAYALDEGIIEGAVVAGPGEEFWKPQPMVAMSSDELKAAAGTKYTFSPNVMMLKKAVRQYGIEKLGTVAIPCQTMGIRKMQTYPFGVRFLADKIKLLVGIYCMENFPYTSLQTFICEKLGVSMELVEKMDIGKGKFWVYTQDDVLTLPLKETHGYEQAGCKICKDYVAELADVSTGSVGSPDGWSTVITRTDAGDSIFKQAVEAGLFETKPIEEVKPGLGLLEKLAAQKKEKAEKNIAARKEMGLPTPF
- a CDS encoding proteasome assembly chaperone family protein, encoding MMIKTETECCTIYAEDVEDAVVLEGSPGVGLIGNILGWLLVEDLKMKEIGYIDSKYFPPLAVLYKGVAIHPFRIYEGDGIVLFLSDFILPPAVVYDMTNAIVDWMTRNNSRELITFNSMVVREKSQPVAGAGNSQEVIQRLADLGIPIVPFGNLNGISGTLLTRCAVKDISASCLFAEILNPYPDPRAAASVVEVLNEMLGTNVNPEPLLQEAQAIESRLKKLAETVQGEAETPIYM
- the frhG gene encoding coenzyme F420 hydrogenase subunit gamma; amino-acid sequence: MSLIARIKRFLGLEAEAKREEPEKEKSEPVGASKEEVEKVAEENAKPRIGYIHLSGCTGDAMSLTENYDILAELLTNMVDIVYGQTLVDLWEMPEMDLALVEGSVCLQDEHSLHELKELREKAKLVCAFGSCAATGCFTRYSRGGQQAQPSHESFVPIADLIDVDLALPGCPPSPEIIAKTVVALLNNDMDYLQPMLDLAGYTEACGCDLQTKVVNQGLCIGCGTCAMACQTRALDMTNGRPELNSDRCVKCGICYVQCPRSWWPEEQIKKELGL
- a CDS encoding 30S ribosomal protein S27e, coding for MFYNTKGNFLRVKCMDCGNQQVVFDRAASYVQCIICGKTLVEPTGGKSKIKAQILEVLD
- a CDS encoding PepSY domain-containing protein translates to MINSKILASVAIVLIIGAVAAGYQVSQNSETLWKFTNPQGGQDQGPQQGESSVHSESPSTTSSQGGSGSGSGGASDMNVKISSSEARSIAQKYIKQEGATAGTPRLVTLNGKMVYIVPIEMNGKTVGEIYIDPITGENLGGAGGAP
- a CDS encoding DNA replication complex GINS family protein, whose product is MDEFFQKLRRIQKKERTESGLARVGDDFYERVHSYLEDLLKAVGNDPFAKEHYLIRDTQRIATEICERREHKITDSAVMNVQRSYHLFNGKPQFDLQDTTPLNMTPEEEELYFSLIETLREFREKIIPSIELDKEKEKSRGEPEVIQKRKKKDSRPGGPETRANALDNKGGDIETVLIFEEVPARIMGVDEKIYGPFRPQDIVTLPSLNADVFINARKGRKIRYS
- the frhD gene encoding coenzyme F420-reducing hydrogenase, FrhD protein, with protein sequence MPYDAEILVVGCGNILFKDDGFGPEVIKALEEHFKDKEKPENVMFIDAGTGGPHFVFSLPHEQWKKMIVVDVVEFNAEPGTLRKFDVTEIPKGSYENMHTWPVSQPLHELSEKIDVVVIGCKPEEISAPNVEMGLTPPVKKAIPRAIQMILEEIGVSK
- a CDS encoding proteasome assembly chaperone family protein; its protein translation is MRETTINILEDVELSSPVFIEALPGIGHVGKLAADHIIDELQAVRFAELYSPSFPPQVLVDENGIVEPMKNEFYYLRDAGEDKRDYIILVGNTQGLSPEGQYEICGMILDFVEGYGVERIYTLGGLATGQPVDKARVYGAATDMELAESLKEHDVILRSADGGIIGASGLLLGMGRMRGMRGVCLMGETPGYFIDAEAARALLEVLLEMTKLQVDLEKLEERAEETRKMISRAQQMEQEMIDRMNLKPGEEDLRYIG
- a CDS encoding RNA-protein complex protein Nop10; the encoded protein is MKMRRCRSCMEYTLKDVCPRCGGSTGVVYPPKFSPEDRYGEYRRRLKREVLLEK
- the map gene encoding type II methionyl aminopeptidase — translated: MIESYLKAGKIVSKVRKEASKIIRDGLPVIELVNYVEDGIRSRGGEPAFPCNVSINEVTAHYTSPPGDESTISEGDLVKLDLGAHVDGFIADTAITVPVGDVDDSCYRMMDAAREALENAISTIRAGVEVGEVGRVIQETIESHGMKPVSNLTGHSMDRWILHSGLSIPNIRENNPHELEEGDVLAIEPFATDGVGLVTDMPQTYIFRFLRERPLRLVHARRVLGKIRENYHSLPFAQRWLEEYFEPQRLSASMRLLIQSRAIYPYHVLREKSGATVAQWEHTVIVEGDGCTVITE